The Deltaproteobacteria bacterium region ATGGCGGATGCTACCGACAAAAAGACTCTGCTGCGCGAGGGAGCGTGCGTGATAGGAGCCAAGGCCCCGGCGTAGTTCCTGTGACGTGTTAAAGATAACGGTCCTCTGTTCGAGGGCTTCCAAGAAGACATCGGTGGGGAGCAGGGCTTTCAGATCCTGCCCGGCTGAAGAGGGAGCCTGTCCGACAGTAATGACGTGCTCGGGACTCTCCTGTTGACGATCCAAGAGAATGAGCAATGCGCTGCGGCAGGAAAGCAGTCGACATATTTCTTCCGTAAATTGTTGAAGTAACACTGGAAGAGTAAGGTGAGAAAGTGCTTTGTGAACAGGTACTAATTGCGTTGTCGATGGCATTTCCTTGATGTGGGGAGAATCGGCCAGCGGTGTCGAGTCCTGGAGGGAGGACACCCAGTGTTGGCCGAGATAAGCGGTGAGTCCCACACATGCCCAACGGGTAATGAGGTCAAGCAGGGGGGCATCGAAGCCAAGCCAGGAAAAGAAAATCGTCAGAGAGAGAGGGATTCCCCATGCGAGTCCAAGGCTGAGCCATTTAGGGAGGAAGGTTCTCGATGCATGGCGCGAAGACCTGGCATGAGACCGACTTGAGATGGAATTGGGTGATGATGTGTGGAGCATGGTGAGTGGCTCCCTTTTTACCCCGATCTTTGCTCGTTTGTCCAGCGGCCCGAGGTGCCAAAGAGATGGAAGCCCTATCCGGAGGGGCGGGCCGCCATCTTGGAGGCGTGTGACCGACGGTGGTGCTTGTCGGTTGGGAAGTCGAGGAGCGAGAAAGGAGAGCCAAACGACAATGAGCGGAAGTGGGGAGGGAAAGGCGAGGGATGCGCACGCAGCATCCCTCTGACGATGGGTATGCTACGCGTTTTCCCAAGTGAGTTCTTGGAAGCCATCGGCTTCTTCTTCGCCAAGTAGTAAGGGCTCCTCGGCTTCTTCTTTCTCCCAGGTTTCGTCTTTCTCTGGCTCTGCCTGAGCCGGACGCGGGCGACCGCGCATCTGCATACGGTTGCGCACTTCGCGCCAATGAAAACTTTCTGGGGGACTCTGCAGCCGCTGGAAGCTGGCAAGCAGCAGCTCTTTGCTGTCGGCGCGACCGAAACAATGGTCTCCAATCCACATTTCCCAGCCCGCGCGTACGCTCCCATCAGGAGCCACGATGTTGCGGCTCACGAATCTCGGCTCGGGTACGAGTAGCGGTGCTGGCGGCGCAACCGGCGTCACTGCGGTTTGGATAAGAGCTTCGTCTTTTCCTTCCGGCGCTACGTCCTCTTCGATCTCCACGACGGGAGCTGCTTTGGGCTGAGCTACCACGCGTCTGGTCGTCGGCTGAACGCGCTTCGGGTTCGTCTTCTCTTTCGTGGTGGGTTTTTCCTGTTGCGCAGGACGACCTCTCATAAAATTTCCTCTTTCGGCTTCTTCACTGACTTCCAGAAGAAGGCTAGGGGTCAATAGCTATCCCTCCACTTTCCGCTCCAAGAACGTTGTCCGGCACAACCGAGGGCGAAAGTGATGGGGGCATCAACTACTGCTGATGAAAGGAGAACGATGAGTAAGAGGCTGAATAATAACGTTCATCTCTGGGATAGGAAGTTGCCGGAGCAGATTCCCATTTTTCGTTAGGTGTTTCAATCCCCCATTCGTAACCAGAGCCCTTTCAGATACGAGCCTTCGGTGTGAACGAGATTCACGGGATGGTCGCTTGCCGGCCCCAGATGGCCGAGCAGTTGGACTCTCTTTCTGGCATCGGCGGCGGCAAAAAGAACGGTCTGCACAAAGTCGGTGACGGAAACGTGCTGCGAACAACTGAACGTCAACAAATATCCTCCTAGCCGTAGTTTCCGTAACGCTTGCAGATTGATTTCCTTGTAGCCTTTCAGTCCGGCTTGCAGATCCTGACGACGGCGGACAAACGGTGGCGGGTCAAGGACAATGAGGCCAAATTGCTGCGGCGCGTCCCGGAGATAGGAAAACATGTCCGCTTGGAGAAAAGAACCGTGTTCGGGAGAGAGAGAATTTTTCTCCCAATTACGCTGGGCGAGGTGCAAGGCAGCGGCGGAACTGTCCACGGAGAGGACGCTGCGCGCTCCGCCTTTGGCGGCAAAGATGCCAAACCCTCCCGTGTAGGCGAACCCGTTTAAGACGTCTCGCTCGACAGCCAAGGTGCGCACCAATGCTCGGTTGTCGCGCTGATCGAGGAAGAAGCCGGTCTTTTGTCCGCCTTTGGGATCGACAAAGAAGTGACAGCCGTTCTCCTGGATCTCGACCGTAGCCGGAGGGTCGGCACCCCAGAGCACGCCCGACGTATTGGGAAGTCCTTCTTCCTGTCGGACATTGCCTTCGCTTTTTTCATAGATGCCCAGAGGGGCGAGCAAGGATGCCAGTCTTTCGACGAGCAGTGGCTTGAGCAGTTCCATACCGGCAGTAAGACACTGACAGACAATGAATCGGTCGTAGACATCGGCGACGAAGCCCGGGAGGAAATCGCCTTCGCCGTTCACAAGGCGGTAGGCCGTCGTGGCTG contains the following coding sequences:
- a CDS encoding class I SAM-dependent rRNA methyltransferase, whose translation is MISVTLKPGREGPVRAGHPWIFSGAIGRVEGHATAGALARVLAADGNVLGIGYHNARCSIAVRMLATIDTPIDAEFLDRRLTAAQALRRSLLPPATTAYRLVNGEGDFLPGFVADVYDRFIVCQCLTAGMELLKPLLVERLASLLAPLGIYEKSEGNVRQEEGLPNTSGVLWGADPPATVEIQENGCHFFVDPKGGQKTGFFLDQRDNRALVRTLAVERDVLNGFAYTGGFGIFAAKGGARSVLSVDSSAAALHLAQRNWEKNSLSPEHGSFLQADMFSYLRDAPQQFGLIVLDPPPFVRRRQDLQAGLKGYKEINLQALRKLRLGGYLLTFSCSQHVSVTDFVQTVLFAAADARKRVQLLGHLGPASDHPVNLVHTEGSYLKGLWLRMGD